A region from the Variovorax paradoxus genome encodes:
- a CDS encoding Kdo hydroxylase family protein, with protein sequence METQLVELDLSDWNAATPNEAWIAALEAGKVLYFPRLGFELRPEERSLLTPSLLSPDVRNISLDANGKLKGVAGDEAVLRAAAAMVGRFRAQAQQLIHGLLPHYAPALRLAPTSYRPAKVETRVQSWRADDRRLHVDAFPSRPNYGERILRVFTNVNPEGAPRVWRVGEPFEDIARRFLPRAKPYVRWQAKLLQALHVTKSFRSEYDHLMLQLHDGMKSDMAYQENSPQEKAEFPPGSVWVCFSDQTSHAVMAGQYMLEQTLHLPAAKQYNPGSSPLAILSRLTGRTLV encoded by the coding sequence ATGGAAACGCAACTGGTCGAACTGGACCTGAGCGACTGGAACGCGGCCACGCCCAACGAAGCGTGGATCGCGGCGCTCGAAGCCGGCAAGGTGCTGTACTTTCCGCGCCTGGGCTTCGAGCTGCGGCCAGAAGAACGCAGTCTGCTGACGCCCAGCCTGCTGTCGCCCGACGTGCGCAACATCAGCCTCGATGCCAACGGCAAGCTCAAGGGCGTGGCCGGCGACGAGGCGGTGCTGCGTGCCGCTGCCGCGATGGTGGGGCGGTTCCGCGCGCAGGCGCAGCAGCTGATCCACGGTTTGCTGCCGCATTACGCACCGGCCTTGCGCCTGGCACCGACCAGCTACCGGCCGGCAAAGGTAGAGACGCGCGTGCAGTCCTGGCGCGCCGACGACCGGCGCCTGCATGTCGATGCCTTCCCGTCGCGGCCCAACTACGGCGAGCGCATCCTGCGCGTGTTCACCAACGTCAACCCCGAGGGCGCACCGCGCGTGTGGCGCGTGGGCGAGCCTTTCGAGGACATCGCCAGGCGCTTCCTGCCGCGTGCCAAGCCCTATGTGCGCTGGCAGGCCAAGCTGCTGCAGGCGCTGCACGTGACCAAGTCGTTTCGCAGCGAGTACGACCACCTGATGCTGCAGCTGCACGACGGCATGAAGTCGGACATGGCCTACCAGGAAAATTCGCCGCAGGAGAAGGCCGAGTTCCCGCCGGGTTCGGTGTGGGTGTGCTTCTCCGACCAGACCTCGCACGCCGTCATGGCGGGCCAGTACATGCTCGAGCAGACCCTTCATCTGCCCGCGGCTAAGCAATACAATCCGGGTTCGAGCCCGCTCGCCATCCTGAGCCGGCTGACCGGACGCACACTCGTCTGA
- the greA gene encoding transcription elongation factor GreA — protein sequence MATIPITKRGAEKLRAELHQLKTVDRPWVINAISEARAQGDLSENAEYEVAKDRQGFIEGRIQEVESKLSAAQIIDPTELDAGGKIVFGSTVELEEEESGEAVKYQIVGEDEADLKLGLINISSPIARALIGKEEGDTAEVQAPGGLKRYEIVAVRYI from the coding sequence ATGGCCACCATTCCAATTACCAAGCGCGGTGCCGAGAAGCTGCGTGCCGAACTGCATCAGCTCAAGACCGTGGACCGCCCCTGGGTCATCAATGCGATCTCTGAAGCCCGCGCGCAGGGCGACCTGAGCGAGAACGCCGAATACGAGGTCGCGAAGGACCGCCAGGGCTTCATCGAGGGCCGCATCCAGGAAGTCGAGAGCAAGCTTTCAGCTGCCCAGATCATCGATCCGACAGAACTCGACGCCGGCGGCAAGATTGTGTTCGGCTCCACGGTGGAACTCGAGGAAGAAGAGTCGGGCGAAGCCGTCAAATACCAGATCGTCGGCGAGGACGAAGCCGACCTGAAGCTGGGCCTGATCAACATCTCCAGCCCGATTGCGCGTGCGCTCATCGGCAAGGAAGAGGGCGACACCGCCGAGGTGCAGGCGCCGGGCGGCCTCAAGCGCTACGAGATCGTGGCCGTGCGCTACATCTGA
- a CDS encoding DUF4149 domain-containing protein, protein MKDRLALLLAAFWWGSLTTIGFLVVPMLFARLGNPAVAGNFAGQLFEAQSWIAIGCGLLLLVHFRTKMDQRIDSASMAAIFLILGALLLALLQQYAVAPRILARDNLKLWHAVGSGMYVVQWLCAGALLWRMGGARVPAAG, encoded by the coding sequence ATGAAAGACCGCCTCGCGCTGCTGCTGGCCGCCTTCTGGTGGGGCAGCCTCACGACGATCGGTTTCCTCGTGGTGCCGATGCTCTTCGCGAGACTCGGCAACCCCGCGGTGGCCGGCAATTTCGCGGGCCAGCTGTTCGAGGCGCAGAGCTGGATTGCCATTGGCTGCGGCCTGCTTCTCCTGGTTCACTTCAGGACGAAGATGGACCAGCGCATCGACAGCGCCTCGATGGCCGCCATCTTCCTGATCCTGGGTGCATTGCTGCTGGCGCTGCTGCAGCAATATGCCGTGGCGCCGCGCATTCTTGCGCGCGACAACCTCAAGCTGTGGCACGCCGTGGGAAGCGGCATGTACGTGGTTCAGTGGCTCTGTGCCGGTGCGCTGCTGTGGCGCATGGGCGGCGCCCGGGTGCCCGCCGCGGGCTGA
- a CDS encoding glycosyltransferase: MKWGTKYGPEYVNRLYAMVRRNLSGDFKFVCLTDDGTGIRPEVTCLPIPPLNLQLAPGQRDGAWKKLTTFEKDLHGLRGTALFLDVDVVVVGSLDAFFEYPGEFLIIHDYARPWRRQRITGNSSVYRFELGAHADILAYFRDNMDKVQAEYRNEQTYLSAMMHKQGKLGYWPAAWCPSFKYHGIPMWPANYWEEPFVPEGARIMVFHGECNPPDALAGRRNRTFRYIRPANWITRFWKE; encoded by the coding sequence ATGAAGTGGGGCACGAAATACGGCCCCGAATACGTCAACCGCCTCTACGCGATGGTGCGCCGCAATCTCAGCGGCGACTTCAAGTTCGTGTGCCTGACAGACGACGGCACCGGGATCCGCCCCGAGGTGACATGCCTGCCGATCCCGCCGCTGAACCTGCAGCTGGCGCCCGGTCAGCGCGACGGCGCGTGGAAGAAGCTCACCACTTTCGAGAAGGACCTGCACGGCCTGCGCGGCACGGCCCTGTTCCTGGATGTGGACGTGGTCGTGGTCGGCAGCCTCGATGCCTTCTTCGAATACCCCGGCGAGTTCCTGATCATTCACGACTACGCGCGCCCCTGGCGGCGCCAGCGGATCACGGGAAATTCGTCGGTCTACCGCTTCGAGCTGGGCGCCCATGCCGACATCCTGGCGTATTTCCGCGACAACATGGACAAGGTCCAGGCCGAGTACCGCAACGAGCAGACCTACCTGTCCGCCATGATGCACAAGCAAGGCAAGCTGGGCTACTGGCCTGCAGCCTGGTGCCCGAGCTTCAAGTACCACGGCATTCCGATGTGGCCGGCCAACTACTGGGAAGAGCCCTTCGTGCCGGAGGGCGCGCGCATCATGGTGTTCCATGGCGAATGCAACCCGCCCGACGCGCTGGCGGGCCGCCGCAACCGGACCTTCCGCTACATCCGGCCGGCGAACTGGATCACCAGGTTCTGGAAGGAATGA
- a CDS encoding YhbY family RNA-binding protein produces MPAIQLTPAERKVHRAEAHHLDPIVMVGGDGLTPAVKKEADAALKAHGLIKIRVFSDDRVARDAMLQELADELDAAPIQHIGKLLVLWRPKPEKERVVDEDRMPGPRDVKILKYSKRGGQRPEIKTLRVLGNQRLTPGGTIKRAKAKRPLSAKKRNQAD; encoded by the coding sequence ATGCCCGCCATTCAACTTACCCCTGCCGAGCGCAAGGTGCACCGCGCCGAAGCTCACCATCTGGATCCGATCGTCATGGTCGGTGGAGACGGGCTCACCCCTGCCGTGAAAAAAGAAGCCGACGCGGCGCTCAAGGCCCACGGCCTGATCAAGATCCGCGTCTTCTCCGACGACCGCGTGGCCCGCGATGCCATGCTGCAAGAGCTCGCCGACGAGCTCGACGCCGCGCCCATCCAGCACATCGGCAAGCTGCTGGTGCTGTGGCGCCCCAAGCCCGAGAAAGAGCGCGTGGTCGATGAAGACCGCATGCCCGGCCCGCGCGACGTCAAGATCCTGAAGTACAGCAAGCGCGGCGGCCAGCGCCCCGAGATCAAGACCCTGCGCGTGCTCGGCAACCAGCGGCTCACGCCCGGCGGCACCATCAAGCGCGCCAAGGCGAAGCGGCCGCTCTCGGCCAAGAAGCGCAACCAGGCAGACTGA
- a CDS encoding RlmE family RNA methyltransferase, with amino-acid sequence MVSFGAVHLALGRGKLNGGHPRIIEGRKQPLEPPGRFQGEYRNAKHERLSMSTKAKSKKVNKAWLHDHINDPYVKLAAREGYRARAAYKLKEIDESLGLVKPGQLVVDLGSTPGAWSQYLRRRMSPAGAAAGELNGTIIALDILPMEPIEGVTFLQGDFRETELLEQVLGAMAGRKADLVVSDMAPNLSGIHSADAARVAHLIELAIDFARHHLKPEGALVAKLFHGGGYDELVKLFKANFRTVKPFKPKASRDKSSETFLVGMGLKAQETL; translated from the coding sequence ATGGTGAGCTTCGGCGCGGTGCACCTTGCGCTCGGCAGGGGTAAGTTGAATGGCGGGCATCCCCGTATTATCGAGGGTAGAAAGCAACCTCTCGAACCGCCGGGCCGCTTCCAAGGCGAATACCGCAACGCGAAGCACGAGAGGCTATCCATGAGCACCAAGGCAAAGAGCAAAAAAGTCAACAAGGCGTGGCTGCACGACCACATCAACGATCCGTACGTGAAACTGGCCGCGCGGGAGGGGTATCGCGCCCGCGCCGCCTACAAGCTCAAGGAAATCGACGAGTCGCTCGGGCTGGTCAAGCCGGGCCAGTTGGTGGTCGACCTGGGTTCCACCCCCGGAGCCTGGAGCCAGTACCTGCGCCGACGCATGTCGCCCGCGGGCGCCGCGGCCGGCGAGTTGAACGGCACCATCATCGCGCTGGACATCCTGCCGATGGAGCCCATCGAGGGCGTGACCTTTCTGCAGGGCGATTTCCGCGAGACGGAACTGCTGGAGCAGGTGCTGGGTGCAATGGCCGGCCGGAAGGCCGACCTGGTGGTTTCCGACATGGCGCCCAACCTGTCGGGCATCCATTCGGCCGATGCGGCCCGCGTGGCGCACCTGATCGAGCTTGCAATCGACTTCGCCCGGCACCATCTGAAGCCCGAAGGAGCCTTGGTGGCCAAGCTTTTTCATGGCGGCGGCTATGACGAACTGGTGAAGCTGTTCAAGGCGAATTTCCGCACCGTGAAGCCGTTCAAACCCAAGGCTTCGCGCGACAAATCGTCCGAAACTTTTCTTGTCGGCATGGGTCTGAAGGCTCAGGAAACGCTTTGA
- the ftsH gene encoding ATP-dependent zinc metalloprotease FtsH: MNNQWFSKVAVWLVIAMVLFTVFKQFDTRGGVGSGTVSYSEFLDQVRNNQIKSAVIPEGAGGGEIVAVTNEDRKIRTTATVLDRGLVGDLIDHNVKFDVKPREEGSLLMTLLVSWGPMLLLIGVWIYFMRQMQGGGKGGAFSFGKSKARMMDENNNTVTFADVAGCDEAKEEVREVVDFLKDPQRFQKLGGRIPRGLLLVGPPGTGKTLLAKSIAGEAKVPFFSISGSDFVEMFVGVGAARVRDMFENAKKNAPCIIFIDEIDAVGRQRGAGLGGGNDEREQTLNQMLVEMDGFETNLGVIVVAATNRPDILDAALLRPGRFDRQVYVTLPDIRGREQILGVHMRKVPLGQDVNPSVIARGTPGMSGADLANLCNEAALMAARRNARVVEMQDFEKAKDKIFMGPERKSMVMPEEERRNTAYHESGHALIGKLLPKCDPVHKVTIIPRGRALGVTMSLPAQDRYSYDREYMLNQISMLFGGRIAEEVFMHQMTTGASNDFERATSIARDMVTRYGMTDALGPMVYAENEGEVFLGRSVTKTTNMSEQTMEKVDAEVRRIIDEQYAQARRLIEENSDKMHAMAKALLEWETIDTEQLDDIMAGRAPRPPKDWTPRIPPSGSGGSGGTPAVNPDPAPTVA, from the coding sequence TTGAACAATCAGTGGTTTTCCAAAGTTGCCGTATGGCTCGTCATTGCCATGGTGTTGTTCACTGTGTTCAAGCAGTTCGACACCCGCGGCGGCGTCGGTTCAGGGACGGTGAGTTATTCGGAGTTCCTGGATCAGGTCCGAAACAACCAGATCAAGAGCGCCGTCATTCCCGAAGGCGCCGGCGGCGGAGAAATCGTGGCCGTCACCAATGAGGATCGCAAGATCCGTACAACCGCCACCGTGCTCGACCGCGGCCTGGTGGGCGACCTGATCGATCACAACGTCAAGTTCGACGTCAAGCCACGCGAAGAGGGCTCGCTCCTCATGACGCTGCTGGTGAGCTGGGGGCCGATGCTGCTGCTGATTGGCGTCTGGATCTACTTCATGCGGCAGATGCAGGGCGGCGGCAAAGGCGGGGCGTTCAGCTTCGGCAAGAGCAAGGCCCGCATGATGGACGAGAACAACAACACGGTCACTTTCGCCGACGTCGCGGGCTGCGACGAGGCCAAGGAAGAAGTCCGTGAAGTGGTCGACTTCCTGAAAGACCCGCAGCGCTTCCAGAAGCTCGGCGGCCGCATTCCGCGCGGCCTGCTGCTGGTCGGCCCGCCGGGTACCGGCAAGACCTTGCTGGCCAAGTCGATTGCCGGCGAAGCCAAGGTTCCGTTCTTCTCGATTTCGGGTTCCGACTTCGTCGAAATGTTCGTCGGTGTGGGCGCGGCCCGCGTGCGCGACATGTTCGAGAACGCCAAGAAAAACGCCCCCTGCATCATCTTCATCGACGAAATCGATGCGGTGGGCCGCCAGCGCGGCGCCGGCCTGGGTGGCGGCAACGACGAGCGCGAACAGACCCTGAACCAGATGCTGGTCGAGATGGACGGCTTCGAAACCAACCTGGGCGTGATCGTGGTGGCTGCCACCAACCGCCCCGACATCCTGGACGCCGCGCTGCTGCGCCCCGGCCGCTTCGACCGCCAGGTGTATGTGACGCTGCCCGACATCCGCGGCCGCGAGCAGATCCTGGGCGTGCACATGCGCAAGGTGCCGCTCGGCCAGGACGTGAACCCGAGCGTCATCGCGCGCGGCACGCCCGGCATGTCCGGCGCCGACCTGGCCAACCTCTGCAACGAGGCCGCCCTGATGGCCGCACGCCGCAATGCGCGCGTGGTCGAGATGCAGGACTTCGAGAAGGCCAAGGACAAGATCTTCATGGGCCCCGAGCGCAAGAGCATGGTCATGCCCGAGGAAGAGCGCCGCAACACGGCCTACCACGAGTCCGGCCACGCGCTCATCGGCAAGCTGCTGCCCAAGTGCGACCCGGTCCACAAGGTCACCATCATTCCGCGAGGCCGAGCCCTGGGCGTGACCATGAGCCTGCCGGCGCAGGACCGCTACAGCTATGACCGCGAATACATGCTGAACCAGATCAGCATGCTGTTCGGCGGCCGTATCGCCGAAGAAGTGTTCATGCACCAGATGACCACCGGCGCCAGCAACGACTTCGAGCGCGCGACTTCCATTGCCCGCGACATGGTCACGCGCTACGGCATGACCGATGCGCTGGGCCCGATGGTCTACGCCGAGAACGAAGGCGAAGTGTTCCTCGGCCGCTCGGTCACCAAGACCACCAACATGAGCGAGCAGACCATGGAAAAGGTCGATGCCGAAGTGCGCCGCATCATCGACGAGCAGTACGCGCAGGCGCGCCGCCTGATCGAGGAAAACAGCGACAAGATGCACGCCATGGCCAAGGCCCTGCTCGAATGGGAAACCATCGACACGGAACAGCTCGACGACATCATGGCCGGCCGCGCACCGCGTCCGCCCAAGGACTGGACGCCGCGCATTCCGCCGTCGGGCAGTGGCGGCAGCGGCGGCACGCCGGCAGTCAATCCGGATCCGGCACCCACAGTTGCCTGA
- the folP gene encoding dihydropteroate synthase, whose protein sequence is MTMAPATVWQAGRFAIDLAQPRVMGIVNVTPDSFSDGGAHASTEAALRHCEQLLKEGADILDIGGESTRPGSPAVPLDAELARVLPVVREAVKLNVPLSVDTYKPEVMRAVLELGADIVNDVWALRQPGAREAVAAHPSCGVCLMHMHRDPQTMQTAPMQGDVVPEVLSFWVEQVAQLRALKIDPSRITLDPGIGFGKTVAQNFALLARQRELLGAGYPLLLGWSRKSSIGTVSGIPAAAERLVPSVTAAVLAVDRGAAVVRVHDVRDTVAAIAVWRAMKAEETHS, encoded by the coding sequence ATGACGATGGCTCCCGCAACGGTCTGGCAGGCCGGCCGTTTTGCAATCGATCTCGCGCAGCCGCGCGTGATGGGCATCGTCAACGTCACCCCCGATTCCTTCTCCGACGGCGGGGCGCATGCCTCGACCGAGGCCGCGCTGCGGCATTGCGAGCAGTTGCTGAAGGAGGGGGCCGACATCCTCGACATCGGCGGCGAATCGACCCGCCCCGGCAGCCCGGCCGTGCCGCTCGATGCCGAACTGGCGCGCGTGCTGCCGGTGGTCCGGGAAGCTGTGAAGCTCAACGTGCCGCTGTCCGTCGATACCTACAAGCCGGAAGTCATGCGCGCGGTGCTCGAGCTGGGTGCCGACATCGTCAACGACGTCTGGGCGCTGCGGCAGCCTGGGGCGCGCGAGGCGGTGGCGGCGCACCCTTCCTGTGGCGTCTGCCTGATGCACATGCATCGGGATCCGCAGACTATGCAGACGGCGCCCATGCAGGGCGATGTGGTGCCCGAGGTGCTGTCGTTCTGGGTCGAGCAGGTGGCGCAGCTTCGCGCGCTGAAGATCGATCCATCGCGAATCACGCTGGACCCGGGCATCGGGTTCGGCAAGACCGTGGCGCAGAATTTTGCGCTGCTGGCGCGCCAGCGCGAACTGCTCGGGGCCGGCTATCCGCTGCTGCTGGGCTGGTCGCGCAAGTCGTCGATCGGCACGGTCAGCGGCATTCCAGCGGCCGCCGAGCGCCTGGTGCCCAGCGTGACGGCCGCGGTGCTGGCCGTGGACCGCGGCGCGGCCGTCGTGCGGGTGCACGATGTGCGCGACACCGTGGCGGCCATCGCCGTGTGGCGCGCCATGAAGGCCGAAGAGACACATTCATAA
- the glmM gene encoding phosphoglucosamine mutase: MTRKYFGTDGIRGTVGQSPITPDFVLRLAHAVGRVLKKSEARPTVLIGKDTRISGYMLESALESGFNSAGVDVVLLGPLPTPGVAYLTRAQRASLGVVISASHNAYPDNGIKFFSAQGTKLDDEWELAVEAALEEAPVWATSAELGKARRLNDAPGRYIEFCKSTFANDLTLRGMKLVVDAAHGAAYQVAPNVFHELGAEVSSIGCAPDGLNINKGFGATHPAALVEAVTAQKADYGIALDGDADRLQLIDASGRLFNGDELLYLMVAERIARGDRPAGVVGTLMTNKAIEVALRGQGIELVRAKVGDRYVLEELEKRGWLLGGEGSGHLLVLDRHTTGDGIVSALQVLQACVRSGKTVAQLLAEITLFPQVLINVRLTPGQDWKNNDALAGETQRIEAELGDSGRVLIRASGTEPLVRVMVEARDAKQAESCAKRLAATLEPSR, from the coding sequence ATGACCCGCAAATACTTTGGCACCGACGGCATCCGCGGCACGGTCGGCCAGTCGCCCATCACACCCGATTTCGTGCTGCGCCTCGCACATGCCGTGGGCCGCGTGCTCAAGAAGAGCGAGGCGCGCCCCACGGTGCTGATCGGCAAGGACACCCGCATCTCGGGCTACATGCTCGAGTCCGCACTCGAGTCGGGTTTCAATTCCGCCGGGGTCGATGTGGTGCTGCTGGGGCCGCTGCCGACACCCGGCGTGGCGTACCTCACGCGCGCCCAGCGCGCGAGCCTGGGCGTGGTGATCAGCGCCAGCCACAACGCCTATCCGGACAACGGCATCAAGTTCTTCAGCGCGCAGGGAACCAAGCTGGACGATGAATGGGAGCTTGCGGTGGAAGCTGCGCTCGAGGAGGCGCCTGTGTGGGCAACCTCCGCCGAACTCGGCAAGGCACGCCGCCTCAACGATGCGCCGGGCCGCTACATCGAGTTCTGCAAGAGCACATTCGCCAACGACCTGACGCTGCGCGGCATGAAGCTCGTGGTCGATGCGGCCCACGGCGCGGCCTACCAGGTGGCGCCGAACGTGTTCCACGAATTGGGCGCCGAGGTCAGCAGCATCGGCTGCGCACCCGACGGCCTCAACATCAACAAGGGCTTCGGCGCGACCCATCCGGCCGCGCTGGTCGAAGCCGTCACTGCGCAGAAGGCCGACTACGGCATTGCGCTCGACGGCGACGCCGACCGCCTGCAACTCATCGATGCCAGCGGACGGCTGTTCAATGGCGACGAGCTGCTCTACCTGATGGTGGCCGAACGCATCGCGCGCGGCGACAGGCCCGCGGGCGTGGTAGGCACGCTCATGACCAACAAGGCCATCGAGGTGGCGCTGCGCGGGCAGGGCATCGAGCTCGTGCGTGCCAAGGTGGGCGACCGCTACGTGCTCGAGGAACTCGAAAAGCGCGGCTGGCTCCTGGGCGGCGAAGGTTCGGGCCATCTGCTGGTGCTCGACCGCCACACCACGGGGGACGGCATCGTAAGCGCGCTGCAGGTGCTGCAGGCCTGCGTGCGCAGCGGCAAGACGGTGGCGCAGCTGCTCGCGGAGATCACGCTGTTTCCGCAGGTCCTGATCAACGTCCGACTGACGCCGGGGCAGGACTGGAAGAACAACGATGCGCTGGCCGGCGAAACGCAGCGCATCGAAGCCGAGCTCGGCGACAGCGGCCGCGTACTGATTCGCGCGAGCGGCACCGAACCGCTGGTGCGCGTGATGGTCGAGGCGCGCGATGCGAAGCAGGCCGAGTCTTGCGCGAAGCGGCTTGCCGCAACCCTGGAACCCTCGCGGTAA
- a CDS encoding GNAT family N-acetyltransferase, producing the protein MIEVVLADYRNSAHAAALVDLLDAYARDPAGGGTPLEAGVRAGLPGALAARPQAFSVLAYDGQTPVGLVNCIEGFSTFACRPLVNVHDVVVLPSHRGQRIAQRMFARVEQEARARGACKLTLEVLSGNAPALRSYEREGFISYQLDPVFGHAVFLQKKL; encoded by the coding sequence ATGATCGAAGTCGTCCTGGCGGACTACCGCAACTCCGCGCACGCAGCCGCGCTGGTCGACCTGCTCGACGCCTACGCACGCGATCCCGCTGGCGGTGGCACGCCGCTCGAAGCGGGCGTGCGCGCCGGCCTGCCCGGGGCACTAGCCGCGCGGCCGCAAGCCTTCAGCGTGCTGGCCTACGACGGGCAAACGCCTGTGGGCCTGGTCAATTGCATCGAAGGTTTCTCGACCTTCGCCTGCAGGCCGCTGGTCAATGTGCACGATGTGGTCGTGCTGCCCAGCCATCGCGGCCAGCGCATCGCGCAGCGCATGTTTGCGCGGGTGGAGCAGGAGGCCCGCGCACGGGGTGCCTGCAAGCTCACGCTCGAGGTGTTGTCGGGCAATGCGCCGGCACTGCGCAGCTACGAGCGCGAGGGGTTTATCAGCTATCAGCTCGATCCGGTGTTCGGGCACGCGGTGTTTCTGCAGAAGAAGCTCTGA
- a CDS encoding acyl-CoA dehydrogenase family protein, protein MDFEYSAKTKELQKRVSAFMDAHIYPAEAEYSAELAANTAAGKRWTALKTVEKLKEKAKAQGLWNLFLPVDSAAASGYEGAGLTNQEYAPLAEIMGRVPWASEAFNCSAPDTGNMETIARYGSEAIKARWLKPLLEGQIRSAFAMTEPDVASSDATNISTRIERQGDEYVINGRKWWISGAADPRCAVFITMGKSDPDAPRHSQQSMIIVPADAKGIRIVRPLNVMGYDDAPHGHVEMYFENVRVPVDNMLLGEGRGFEIAQGRLGPGRIHHCMRLIGLAERALELMCRRASSRVAFGKTVASQTVTQERIAEARCKIDMARLLTLKAAWLMDVAGNKVAKNEIAMIKVVAPSMACQVIDWAMQAHGGGGMCDDFPLAYAYAGARTLRFADGPDEVHRNAIAKWELGKYSPNKGDADMPVTRF, encoded by the coding sequence ATGGACTTCGAATACTCGGCAAAAACCAAGGAGCTCCAGAAGCGCGTGAGCGCATTCATGGACGCGCACATCTATCCGGCCGAAGCCGAGTATTCCGCCGAGCTGGCCGCCAACACGGCCGCAGGCAAGCGCTGGACCGCGCTCAAGACCGTCGAGAAGCTCAAGGAAAAAGCCAAAGCCCAGGGCCTGTGGAACCTGTTCCTGCCGGTCGACAGCGCGGCCGCATCGGGCTACGAAGGCGCCGGCCTCACCAACCAGGAATATGCGCCGCTGGCCGAGATCATGGGCCGCGTGCCGTGGGCTTCGGAAGCCTTCAACTGCTCGGCGCCGGACACCGGCAACATGGAGACCATTGCCCGCTACGGCTCCGAAGCCATCAAGGCACGCTGGCTCAAGCCGCTGCTCGAAGGCCAGATCCGTTCGGCCTTCGCCATGACCGAACCCGACGTGGCTTCCAGCGACGCCACCAACATCTCGACCCGCATCGAGCGCCAGGGCGACGAGTACGTGATCAACGGCCGCAAATGGTGGATCTCGGGCGCCGCCGATCCGCGCTGCGCCGTCTTCATCACCATGGGCAAGAGCGACCCCGATGCGCCCAGGCATTCGCAGCAGAGCATGATCATCGTGCCGGCCGACGCCAAGGGCATTCGCATCGTGCGCCCCCTCAATGTGATGGGCTACGACGACGCGCCGCACGGCCACGTCGAGATGTACTTCGAAAACGTGCGCGTGCCGGTCGACAACATGCTGCTCGGCGAAGGCCGCGGCTTCGAAATCGCCCAGGGTCGCCTTGGCCCCGGACGCATCCACCATTGCATGCGCCTGATCGGCCTGGCCGAGCGCGCACTCGAACTGATGTGCAGGCGCGCCTCCTCGCGCGTGGCCTTCGGCAAGACGGTCGCTTCGCAGACCGTCACGCAGGAACGCATTGCCGAAGCGCGCTGCAAGATCGACATGGCGCGCCTGCTCACGCTCAAGGCCGCATGGCTGATGGACGTGGCCGGCAACAAGGTCGCCAAGAACGAGATCGCGATGATCAAGGTGGTGGCGCCGAGCATGGCCTGCCAGGTGATCGACTGGGCCATGCAGGCGCATGGCGGTGGTGGCATGTGCGACGATTTCCCGCTGGCCTATGCCTACGCCGGTGCCCGCACGCTGCGCTTTGCGGACGGTCCGGACGAAGTGCACCGCAACGCGATCGCCAAGTGGGAGCTGGGCAAGTATTCGCCGAACAAGGGCGATGCCGACATGCCCGTCACGCGCTTCTGA